The DNA sequence gaataattgaagctgcaaatcaatttcgtcagaaaaatatgatttttcagcgcattcggttttccttattaaaacgatacgaATTccgaagaaaatgggggtcattttaaacatttattgtaatatcatatttatagaggttatagacattttttgtacttgttaattcatttaagccatttgtttagttgcacgtaattttttaaaggttaatgaaaagggccgtaactcaataaaaactgttttttgaaaaaagtgatgatgcaaattttttttaaaaataatgggttaaactaatgatgccacaaaattcatttgaatTGAACGTACTCAAATGTTTGgaggatttagggctgcacaccccccttaaattttttctgtgcgcttagattttgttgtttcttttttatgaaaaatgctttcagaacaagaaagtaacgtgtccatttttattacaaaatgtcaagtagtttaggagataatgcaaaaaaacaatttttattttgtaacttcaaaggcctgtaactttttttgtgtacactgttgtactaaggtaagttggattcaatcaatttatttttatctccggaatgcgtgatttaatttatgacatcttcttcttaaagtgcctatccgttccggacgttggcgatcatcacggctatcttcactttgcttattgcagcgcggaacagttcagtggtagtagtgttataccactttcgcaaattttgaagccaggaaatgcgtcttcttcccggtcctctcttaccatttactttcccttggagaatcagctggagaaggccgtaacgttcttggtttctcattacatgacctagatattccaactttttggttttgacggtcatgagaatttcacattctttccccattctacgcaggacctccacattagtaactctgtcaacccaggatatacgtaagatgcgcctataacaccacatttcgaaagcttcgagccgattcatagatgcaacagtcagtgtccatgcttccattccgtagagcagaactgtgaatatgtagcagttcaatagacggcattttgtttttagtgatatgtctcgactgttgaaaatagttctcattctaacgaatgctgcttttgcttttattatacgctgtttaatttctgttgagtggtcccattggctatttaaattggtgcctagatatgtatattgctcgactctttcgatattctgttggttgattgtaagttgagcgtttagtattggttttttactaattgtcataaatttggttttctttatgttaagagctagtccgtatctgttgctgacttctgttatgcgatttgttaatatctgtaagtcattcagattatcggcaaaaactatagtgtcatctgcatatctaatgttattcaaccattcaccgtttattagtattcctttcgcacaaccgtctaaagcttccttaaatacccattcagaataaatattgaacaacaatggagacaaaatacagccctgtcgtactccacgttctattgcaattttatcagttaactggtcttctattttgattttggccgtttgattgtagtaaatgtttctgataattctaagatctttgttgtcaattccaatttcttgcattagagtcattaatttgtcatgttttactctgtcaaatgccttctggtaatctataaagcatacgtatatatcacaattcacatccctgcatctctgaaatagcacctgtacagcaaaaagggcctcccgtgttcccagagcatcacgaaatccgaattgtgttcttgttagttgttcctcacattttgtatatattcttttgtggatgacctttagaaatgttttaagtaaatggctcataaggcttataattctatagtcttcgcactttctcgcattgggtttttttggaagatttataaaagttgacactaaccactcttggggaaccacgcccgtatcatatatactgttaaatatatttgtcaaccattttatgccatcatagtccataagttttaagaattctgagtgaaaattatcagggcctactgctttaccatctttggtgcttttgatggcatattttacttcttcgactgtaaatggtggtccagattcgcaattggtgtttgttgtaataccagtgttacttcgtatatcttcaaaagttttttccacgtatttgatccaaatatctcttttatgctctatttccagtactatgtttccctgattatctgtcaggaatccagtgttcttgtgtttatataagcctgccgcttctttaatctttttatggaggttaaatgaatcatgtttttgttgtaatgactctatctctgtacacttcgagctaaaccaattttcttttgctattttaatagccctttttatttcgttatttatgttggcGTAGTAAGTAAAGGTATGTCAATTTATGACATACCtatttgaaacaccctgtatagactataacaaaatatttttttttgtagtcttttttgtcatatttattaTATGCATATTATATTTGTAGCCATTTTCttctctacttttcttttttctgttccgAATACTTTTAAAGATTTATGatcatttttaacaatttttcaaCACATATGACTATGTTTTTAAAAGTTTGAACCAACGTTATCTATGTTTTTAATGCGTgtgccattttttattattaaaaccgTAAGAGGAAGTAGTTtattatgtaatattttatttataagttgTTGACATTTTCTGCCTCATTAATATCAGTTAAAAATGGTTAATAAATGAAGATTGGTCGAAAATGGTTGTATTGAAATAAGTCGTTCATGTATATCCAACACATGATAAATTCAGAATTTGTTTACAAACATTTCGTGGAATTATTCTATTAAGTTGTTTCGTCAACTTTAATTATCAAGATATTAAATGTTTTTACTGTCGATAGTTGAGTGTAGTGGATACACACTGCATAAATGAgaggttgtgagttcgaatctaGGAAAGATGGAAtattgtagttaaaattttgtaaacataGCTTCAATTTCCATTTGTCTACAGATACATGTATGTTCCAAAAGCGaaacaattttgaaaaatatgttaGGCATATAACTAATATGTCTAGACAATACACCCTTACCAAGGTCTTTATAAGGAATTTTTAATTCTATAATGTAGTTGTGTCACGGTTATCACTGGATTTCACGCAAACCCTCTTCTTTACATTCTTAATTTATAATTATGGGCAACATCAAAGGAACGCAAAAAAGACAGATTATAAAgagattataaatatttttattgatcaACACGGTTTTTTCCGGTGAATTTTTTTATCACCTCTAATTAAATGACGTAGCTCTCACGTGCTCGCTACccaatatttcaaattataaaacgaTTAAAATTATTCTTGGATACGTGGTGTGTACATATAGGCCAATCAAGTCAGCAAAACTAAGCCTTTTTTCGTGTATTGTAGttacaaaaagactctcatcgagagattcatcaattttttagtggaactatttttaaataaacaatcaaaacgtcaaactcattattttgctcattatttaaaaaatagtctatttagagatttgacgtcaacagataactttttcaaaaaaaaaaatatatatacaaaataagatatgctaaattaaataaatttatatacaaatatatttatatctgtatttttacaTAGGTTAATAGTATGCCTCTTACCGCAgaaaataagccacaaaatattgaGATCCATTCAGTCAAATTACCTAGATCAGCCTCagaaattagctcatttttcaaaaaaatcgtaaaaacaaattcaatttcgcaaaaactatttAACCAATCTGGTCCATCTTTTGCAAACAATTTAAACGCGATAAGGCCTTCAAGtaggtacatttaaacaaattttaatacctaataaaaaagttattaacaatattcaaaaacagagATTTTGTTGATCATTTTGCCATAACGCttttgtttattaaccgattttagtttagaatatgtcattttgtgtatggttttttctaaaaaagttatctgttgacgtcaaatctctaaaCAGACAAGTTTctaagttatgagcaaaataatgagtttcacctttttattgtttatataaaaATAGTTACACTAAAAATTGATGAATCTGTATTCGCCCTTGGTTGGAGTGGATCTCCAAGAGAACACAAAATCGGCTAAAGCATTCtctaacaagtacctctgcaacggtagcagcttcttgatttggtatcgcgtAGGCCTCAGtctatttcgtaaaataatccatgtctaccaggatatatttatttccatcattcgtctctggaagtggacctgcaatgtcaattgctactctttccataggacaaccaacattgtactgtttcatgggtgccatCTTTTTACCAACttgaccattactggttgcacacagttcacatttccggcaccatcttcttacatcatctttacagttcacccaatagaaccgttctcgaaccttttgcagagtcttcgtaataccaaagtgaccacctgatgcaccgtcatgcaactgacgcaatacttctgacactttacttttaggtacaatcaactgaagcttagattctgtaccatcatcgttctcaaaggttctatatagaagatcatcttttagcactagaCAATTCCATTGGCTTCAGTaagacttgacttctggactacatgcactaatgtcttgccaagaaggtctttcacttcgacgcatccaatccaatactctttttatacatggatcatctgcttgagcgtcttgtagctgttgaggctgccattgatcattaatgacggtggtccGTCCCATGGGGCACAATCGTTCtcctaatttaagacagtgattacaatttgcactgcgtCTTGAatgagcatcagcatttgaacGACTTTTTCCAGCCCGGTGTTTGATCTGTTCTAGCCTTCtcactgttgtattattttcttgcaatttacggcgaatgtgacctacgtcgttaccattccaacatctgggttcgcgtctcttcggcattgtgttacgaactactttccgtacgatttcctctagacgtcgttttgttcgtcgctctcttcagaggttcgtactcgatagttccgtgaagcttgactagctgtttcgtgttccaaagcaatggcgagcgcttcatctaaaactttcggtcttgctagtcgtaaagctttctgtagttcactgtctctcaacccattgacgaaggtatctacagcaatttcttccaaaatgttgtctggtacctctggataagccaaccgcgctatacgagcaacatctgcttcaaattcttgcaaattctaacttgctcgttgaattctacttcttatttgtactttgtagacttgttgtagatgggcatctccgtaacgtttgtctagtcaaGTGAATAAGGTCTGGTAATATTTTTCTTGGCCCTTAagaattgatcttaggatatccacAGCATCatctcgtaaagcagcagtcaaggaaacagctttttattgttctgtccaatgattgtcttcaatagcttcaaattgtctaagatatatggaccaagaagactttccatcaaatggtggcaatttgaatctcatatgatgtatCGTTTCGTCTCTAGGGGATTCTTCATTCACTACAGGatctaaaactactgcattaaatagtggtagcactttcgtatttattatcatggtctctaattgtttgatcttctcttctacgtcgtttacatttttctgtatctgatcgaatgttctagaaacttcttcaaatttctcattgttctgactacatacttcgtcgaatcttctagaaacattttcgagtttctcgtcgttttgtctagctacttctttaataatttgagacgtttcatcgaatcttttggaaacattctcgaatttatcatcatttttgttCTAGAAGCTTCTTCGatcatttgcgagacattttcaaatttctcgtcattttttgtagaagtttcttcgatcttcgttaaaactgcttcttctgctgattgaaaatggaatgtctctgggtcatctccattcttgttgagaacatttttcagtcgttcttggaggatcttcttagaccggctgcagtcttcatcgcgttcttctagttgctctcgcaactgttttactgaaagttgtactagcagcatctttggtcaggcacacacgtactttttaaatgttctttttttacaaagatcactaccgaactacgcggatgtttcCCACgcacaatacttttcaaaagttgaaaagtctttttcaaaagtcactgctgaatttatttttaaatctcacACCGTGACACCACTATAGCGAGATTAAAttaaacgagcggttctaatttatgtaaatatatttatttataagtttacggtacgatagtatcttaacaactaacttTAACTCCTAAAAGGTCtgcttatatatacaagttattatgtactagaatattctgtaGTAGTCCACCTCTAATGTTTGTTTGGCGGGACGAACTCTCCCGCGGTCGATAGTTCCGGTTGCTTCTAGAAGGACAGATCATCCTCCTCTCGAGATGCAACCATTATATGGGCTacgccgaatgcatgttcgtaacactatttttaaattttttcaataCTTCTTTCCTAATTAGAAGTTTTCAGTTTTGTTTTCTTGAAACGTTATAAAAAACGATTCATTTGAAACCTTCTAAATTAAATTTGGTTGATAACTTATTTAAACAATTGcgaaaaactgtaaaaatttgTAGGAGCAATAAACACATAAAATAGGCATAACTAATAACAAAAGTTACATAAAAATATGTCCTTAAACACCCTTAAGGTATagcatttttcacataaaaatgcttgcatgtcattcaagatttacgacgtcagaaccccacagcgttgccaaaacatcagaatagttagtaagtgaggaatttttaaaatgtcaactatttgtcaaactattatattaacagtaaatacacttagttttaagactactgcaacacactaaaatacataagaaaacattttaatacaaaattatatattctaaattttaaacttacctcttttagggctgtaatagtaaagacgtcccgccattatttcttgttcaaaattatctatcttatatgaaagcttatcagctttctacagactatttacatatttgttttgacatagcacaatcacaatacacaacaataattagtttttaaagctattaatctaaatttaatatgtatttataaatataatttattaatatatattatattatgaccaaattgtgtaagaaatcaaaacataaacaaaattcttactctaaaaaagcggcaacactttatacacttttgccacacgctgaactgtcaataaaattttaagtattccggtatcagttgcgtacaattatctaatctatttaattaaaattattattttgtgcaatattagacttgaagagttatttcataaaatttatattatttataataacaaatgtttttggttatttaatcaatataattctaaaattttcaatataatgatgattacatttttctgattattacaccatgttgacgcctatgaaagatcgaacagttccgtatgggtttcgtattattagctgtgttagaaacatttgaactccaaggttgacgttctggaaattttaaatacaagtgacgtcactttgtataaatcgtgacgtgcaagtgttttactttgaaaaatggtatattgATTTAGCTGGCAATttttcacaaattaaaaaaaaagttgttcTAGGACCATTTGTGACCGAGATaacctttttttcagaaattcaccatttatatatttattcatATTAAGAAATGAAACTGTGCGAATACGACACTCAATACTTATAATTGAGaattactattataaaaattgaaaatagttCATTTTCGACTTCGACCTTAacgattttatcttttaaaaggaagagtattatattaattaatttgtaCTATATTTTTTAGGGGGATATTTATCAAACAGTTTAGCAATAGCATCAGACGCAGCTCATCTTCTAACAGATTTTGCCAGTTTTATGATTTCCCTATTTTCACTCTACATGGCCAACAGACCTTCAACGAAAAAAATGTTATTCGGTTGGTATAGAGCCGAAGTTATTGGTGCTTTAACTTCAGTACTCCTAATTTGGGTTGTTACTGGCATCTTAGTATATATGGCCGTACAAAGAATCATTAACAAAACTTACGAAGTCGATTCCAAAGTTATGTTGATTACCTCTGCTATCGGTGTTATTGTTAATATCATGTAAGTAtctagaatatattttttgtattaacatCTTTAAGATTATTTGCATGTTTCTTAAATTATTTGTGTATTTATATAATGTGTGTTTATCGTAGGTAATGTTTTTGTGTATtctgtgttgcatatgtattgcaTTCATCACACAATATACAAGctcataaaacaataaaatacttacaaaaccgtcagaatttgatattctgaGTGTAAAAACACAAGATAGACATATTTAAAAGACgtcattttgaaggtttttatatgacttataagtttcttgatctcaaatttgtttcaaatgcttcattTTTTGCTGATATACGAAAAAAGCTAAAATTGAccattttttgaccttaatttattaataactaattaaattaaaaaataagttctTTTTATAGAGGTTCACACAACTCGAAACAACTACTGTGGTTTGCCTAGAAGGGACAGTGTCACAAACATtgtacttttttgtttatatccCTGAACTAATGACTAATGACATCTCACCACATATCTATGTAGTTTAATTTCCGGAGAAATTGTATTCGTACAgggatacaaaatttattttctctgtaaataaaatatttgaaaaacaattTTGGTGCTTATCAAATTTGATCAAATCTCTTCATCATGTTTTCACAAAACAAGACACGCCGTTTTTGGTCTCCTGCTAAAATATGCTGAATGCATTGAACGTGATAAGCCTGCACAAACTTATGATAGTCAAAAAAACCTCCTCCTTCACTAGCAATACAGCCAACTTATCCTAAAAAAAATTCATACATTCATACATTTATTTAGCATTCATATAAATTGCAGTAACAGTATACGGTACATTTGGCTGTTACTGTTTTAccagaaaacgtttttaattctttaatatcATGAACAATTTCTGGATGACGTTGATCCTTAATTTTAAGTGGTCTGTTAAAATTGCTAGTTAAAGTTACAACTAATACTGTCTATCTTGTAGAATGGGTATAACTTTACACCAACATGGACACACTCACAGTGGTAGCGATGGTGGACATCACGGGAAAAACGAGGAAAATATTAATGTCAGGGCTGCTTTCATTCACGTCTTGGGCGATTTCCTTCAAAGTTTTGGAGTTTTCGTAGCTGCTATCGTAATTTATTTCAAGGTAGGCAATAACTTTGCACTACAAAGTGTTACAATATAACATTCAAATGTATAAAAATCGTAGTATTAAAATTTGCGTTAGAATTAAGATAAAATCTTTACTAAACCtagacaaaataaaaatgtagataGATATAGTTTTTGCGTTACTTTTCCTATCATTCTACTAGGAAATTGTTGGTTTTATCACAGAATACTAATCacaacaagaagcgaaagctttgtcggAACCTTTGATGTTGGGAGGACAGAAATTCAGAGTGACAGTGGCAATAAAACTATTCATTCGTACACGAAGAAAAGTAGTGAGGAAGTCGTTCAAAACTGTAGTCAAATGATAGTTAGACTGAGAAATGAAGTAATCATTTTTAAGTAATCTGTtttgtatgaattttattttttctgtaaaatttaatataacttatatatcaattctgtactgataattaaaaagttgttaagtcaaaaatatcgatttgtttttttttaacaaacaaattaacgtattaaaagtattttagtacgttaaaaaaccgataaaaatcgattgaatttgagagttaatttcaaaatagagatgaaaagcagttgatttctattactttttatcgtttttttaaggttaataaaACACTTCATCACTCAAAATCTATATTTTGACTCAAGACTTTTTTACTTATCAATACAGAATTATACTTTTGAAATTTCTATTAACTTTGTCTTAAGTTGCTGACtttttttgtttcctgttgaGGAATTTCTTTGAATGTGAATATCTATTAACCTCCAACACCACGATATTTTCGCTGCGCGTAAAAACTCTGCAGCTGCGGCTAGAATGACTGTATACCCCTTAGATTTCTTTCTATGCATCTGAGGTCTCTGAAACTTCTGGTTGTATTGTAGTAAATTCAACTCGTCAGGACATATCAAATTTATGGTAGGAAAGGgtaaaaagttgtaataaaacagaataataaaaatttattgtaattaatatacACGTATACCTCTTCGATTTCTCTTTCTGTGCGTCTGAGGTCTCTGAAACTTCTGGTTGTACAGTAGTACATTCAATTCGAATGGATATATCACATTTGTGGCAGGGAGgggtaaaaaattgtaataaaaaacaataataataatagaaatttattgtaattaatactaataataatgtttatttaggaagcttagattataatatagatttacaaaaaataagCATGCTGAACACTAAATAAACTAGGGATTTGTTAAAAAGTTtgtcaaacatttaaaaaaaattaattaaagattTATCGTCTTCCTTCTGTTTGGAAGACATATATGCTTTTTTTGCATTTGCacgcaaattttttatttttaacctcATTTTCCTTTTTCTGGGTGTATCACCAGACAACTTGGAGGGGGTTTGTGTTGCAGCTGATGTGAAACATTGTGGAGTATGGGGCCTATGTGGAGTAGACACTTCTTGCCTATTAACATCAAcatctgaaatataaaaatatatttaataaccaaataacaTATAAATGTTCAAAGTAGATATGTTAATGCTTATTAGTGATTAGTTGAATGCATAATACAGTTGTAGGAGCAATACATAAAATAACCTGTTACCAGAAACTCTTCCATCAAAGTATCAGGTATAGTACTATGTTTGTCATCATTAATGGCAACTTGCTGTACATTATATATTTCAGTTGTACCTAAAATTATGACATAAATATTACTCAGTATGTAACCATAAGATATATGTTCTTAATAAGGCTGATAAAAGATCATTCAATTTCACAATCCAGATCTTGTTTAtattatgaaaaacaacaaacaactTTGTATATAGTTGTAAGTAGATACTGATTTTTATATGACTTTTATAATAAAGCACTATAATTGTGAATAAATAAAAGTATCTACCTTCCAGCCTTATGACTTTCTTTAATGGTTCGTCTGTGTGTTCTGAATATTGGCTGTGTGAGAAAATCGTTGGATGTGCTTGTTCAAATAAGGTCTTCCTTGTGTTTCCTTTGGACATGTACACCGGTTCAAAATCTTTCTCGCACATTTTATAATTAGTATGTAATTCAGCATGCTTGGAAAGCAGATCATACCTATTGGCTGCTTTCAGCCATAATTCAGCtctaaaaaaagtgtatttaactaaaatataaacattcagaCAACACTTGTAATACGTTtgaattgaaaatttaattcttttacctGCTATGATCAGTCGGTATTGAAAAGAGACTAATTCCTTCACCAGTTTTCGATGGGCACCcacgaacaacacaataaaatcctTCCTTTCGTGCAGCCATCACAATAAGTTTATTacacaaatatattaaattaacttactaactaaataactaactaaaactaaaatactaactaaattaattatattaactattaaaaaacaaacacCAAACACTTCtcaatacataaacaaacatgACATCAAAACTACTTAAAACATGGCGGATTTCGCACATGCGCAAAGAAATTTGGATTGCGAAAAAGCCTTCcgtttcgcttcttgttgggaTGGAGTATTCTGTGGTTTTATCATTGGCGACTTTGATAATTCTAAATTGAACCTAGTTGCATTTTAGAAATGCctttttacattttaaaaacatatATTCTTATATCTCTGTAATATTGCTATTTCAACTGTATTTAGTAtcagtataattttattttttatattcttaagTAACACAGAACGTTTCTACATTTTAGCCAGATCTAATGATCGTGGATCCAA is a window from the Diabrotica undecimpunctata isolate CICGRU chromosome 10, icDiaUnde3, whole genome shotgun sequence genome containing:
- the ZnT35C gene encoding proton-coupled zinc antiporter SLC30A2 isoform X2, which translates into the protein MIELTVNKHCHSNKTPEVDNRARKKLIMASILCVIFMLGEIVGGYLSNSLAIASDAAHLLTDFASFMISLFSLYMANRPSTKKMLFGWYRAEVIGALTSVLLIWVVTGILVYMAVQRIINKTYEVDSKVMLITSAIGVIVNIIMGITLHQHGHTHSGSDGGHHGKNEENINVRAAFIHVLGDFLQSFGVFVAAIVIYFKPDLMIVDPICTFLFSVLVVITTFAIIKDALLVLMEALPRGVNFEEVMNTLLRIEGVKRVHNLRIWALSLDKIAMSAHIAISSGTNPQNVLMVASKNIHEKYNFFEMTLQIEEFQEAMEDCTQCRNP